A portion of the Verrucomicrobiia bacterium genome contains these proteins:
- a CDS encoding peptidoglycan-binding protein → MTKKFFSILTCLLLTLAVVTPPETAFAATILPITASSALLLDNNSNHLIYAKNVNEKRAPASTTKILTAMVAMDMLSLDTVVTIPKDAESIPPSKIFVRAGERYRVDDLLRATLIKSANDAATVLAIAAAGNEPSFAEMMNAKARSIGCRRSHFVHASGLPANDQYSTAYDMALIAKEAQKYDFIDRTLRIRTMTIASLDGRKIPLKNHNKMLWRDSREIVGKTGWTRTAKHCFVGQIGPQSRASFVSMLGSRSLWKDLKILVDYVFGKAFGVVKRPRSLSAVQNKEIQLALKKAGYDPGTADGVWGKSSKKALKRFQKAHGLKADGVAGPLTLEQLQKYQS, encoded by the coding sequence ATGACCAAAAAGTTTTTTTCCATCCTGACGTGTTTGCTTTTGACTCTTGCCGTTGTGACTCCGCCCGAAACCGCTTTTGCGGCCACCATTCTTCCGATCACGGCCTCTTCAGCTCTTTTGCTCGACAATAATTCCAATCATCTGATCTACGCGAAAAACGTCAACGAAAAGCGCGCACCCGCGAGCACGACCAAGATTTTGACGGCCATGGTGGCGATGGACATGCTTTCGCTCGACACGGTGGTCACGATCCCCAAGGATGCGGAATCGATTCCGCCTTCCAAGATTTTTGTGCGCGCGGGGGAACGTTACCGCGTCGACGACCTTTTACGGGCCACGCTCATCAAATCCGCCAACGATGCCGCCACGGTGCTGGCCATCGCGGCCGCGGGGAACGAACCGTCCTTCGCGGAAATGATGAATGCCAAGGCGCGGTCCATCGGCTGCAGGCGCTCCCATTTCGTGCATGCCAGCGGGCTTCCTGCCAACGACCAGTATTCGACGGCCTACGACATGGCGCTCATCGCCAAGGAAGCGCAGAAGTACGATTTCATCGATCGCACGCTGCGCATCAGGACCATGACGATCGCGTCGCTCGACGGCCGCAAGATTCCCTTGAAGAACCACAACAAAATGTTGTGGCGGGACAGCCGCGAAATCGTGGGCAAGACCGGCTGGACGCGCACCGCGAAACATTGCTTTGTGGGGCAGATCGGGCCGCAGTCGCGGGCGTCTTTCGTCTCCATGCTGGGCAGCCGAAGCCTGTGGAAAGATTTGAAAATTCTCGTGGACTACGTTTTCGGTAAGGCCTTCGGCGTGGTCAAGCGCCCGCGGAGTTTGTCCGCGGTGCAAAACAAAGAAATCCAGCTTGCTTTGAAAAAGGCGGGTTATGATCCCGGGACTGCCGATGGCGTTTGGGGCAAGTCCTCGAAGAAAGCCCTGAAGCGGTTTCAAAAAGCTCACGGGCTGAAGGCGGATGGCGTTGCGGGGCCCCTCACCCTGGAACAGCTGCAAAAATACCAGTCTTAG
- a CDS encoding glucose 1-dehydrogenase, translated as MRAVAVFPKTREIKLIDYQEPFVHSASEVKVQILEVGICGTDREIASFKYGTPPENSDFLVLGHESLGKVIETGKDVKKFKPGDYVVTSVRRPCLESDCKACRAGRPDFCLTGNFRERGIKELHGYMTDRIVDDEKYMTPVPRGLEKIAVLIEPLTIAEKSIREVWKIQERLPWMSPEARKNQSMQGFKAVVLGAGPVGLLGAMLLSLQGFRTFVYSIEEAGSRQAKIVESLGAAYLSVQDVPHSQLVEKTGNIDIIYEATGAAKLCFEVLPYLGTNGVFVFTGIPGRKSQVEVDESAIMKALVLKNQVIFGSVNAGPEAFQSAVGDLGRFHERWPGAVESLITARCPIEKALPLLQSKAGGIKHVVSLG; from the coding sequence ATGAGAGCCGTCGCCGTTTTTCCCAAGACCCGGGAAATCAAGCTGATCGATTATCAGGAACCTTTCGTCCATTCCGCTTCCGAGGTGAAAGTGCAGATTCTGGAAGTCGGGATCTGCGGGACGGATCGCGAAATCGCTTCTTTTAAATATGGCACGCCGCCGGAAAATTCCGACTTCCTGGTTTTAGGGCATGAATCGCTGGGCAAAGTGATCGAAACCGGAAAGGACGTCAAAAAATTCAAACCGGGGGATTATGTCGTCACTTCCGTCCGCCGTCCCTGTCTGGAGAGCGATTGCAAAGCCTGCCGCGCGGGACGGCCTGATTTCTGCCTCACGGGAAATTTCCGGGAAAGGGGAATCAAAGAGCTGCACGGCTACATGACCGACCGGATCGTCGACGATGAAAAATACATGACGCCGGTTCCGCGGGGTCTAGAAAAAATCGCCGTGCTCATCGAGCCGCTGACGATCGCGGAAAAGTCGATCCGGGAAGTCTGGAAAATCCAAGAGCGCCTGCCCTGGATGTCTCCGGAGGCAAGAAAAAATCAGTCGATGCAGGGCTTCAAAGCCGTTGTTCTGGGGGCGGGACCCGTGGGTTTGCTCGGGGCCATGCTTTTGTCTCTCCAGGGCTTCCGCACTTTCGTTTATTCCATCGAAGAAGCGGGGAGCCGGCAGGCCAAAATCGTGGAGAGCCTCGGCGCTGCTTATCTTTCGGTTCAAGATGTTCCGCATTCGCAGCTGGTGGAAAAAACAGGAAACATCGACATCATTTATGAAGCGACCGGCGCCGCGAAATTATGCTTCGAAGTGCTCCCGTATCTGGGAACGAACGGCGTTTTCGTTTTCACCGGAATCCCCGGAAGGAAATCCCAGGTGGAAGTGGATGAGAGTGCGATCATGAAGGCCCTGGTTTTGAAAAACCAGGTGATTTTCGGAAGCGTCAACGCGGGGCCCGAAGCGTTTCAATCCGCGGTTGGCGATCTTGGCCGCTTTCATGAACGCTGGCCCGGAGCCGTGGAATCCCTGATTACGGCAAGATGTCCGATTGAAAAGGCGCTTCCTTTGCTGCAATCCAAAGCGGGCGGGATCAAGCACGTCGTTTCTCTCGGATGA
- a CDS encoding carbonic anhydrase — MHRLMPVDSKKDIPSQYRRTPIGRFLEYHNMGRPFDKFAQAQLLIGMCMDNRKHLRIPDNFAFIIRAGGANLRHAEFKVSYAIGVGGVSCIALIGHNHCGMVNIAARKELFIQGLVKRAGWKKKDAEDHFSNFSVLFEIGSETDFILSEVKRLRLRYPKILIAPMLYKVENNRLYLLKER, encoded by the coding sequence ATGCACCGACTCATGCCCGTCGACAGCAAGAAAGACATTCCGTCCCAATACCGCCGCACGCCCATCGGCCGCTTTCTCGAATATCACAACATGGGCCGTCCCTTCGACAAATTCGCCCAGGCGCAGCTTCTCATCGGCATGTGCATGGACAACCGCAAGCACCTGCGCATTCCCGACAACTTCGCGTTCATCATCCGGGCGGGAGGCGCGAACCTGCGCCATGCCGAATTCAAAGTCTCCTACGCGATCGGCGTCGGCGGCGTTTCGTGCATTGCGCTCATCGGGCACAATCACTGCGGGATGGTCAATATCGCGGCCCGGAAAGAATTGTTCATCCAGGGCCTGGTCAAACGCGCAGGCTGGAAGAAAAAGGACGCGGAAGACCACTTTTCGAATTTTTCCGTGCTCTTCGAAATCGGAAGCGAAACCGATTTCATCCTAAGCGAAGTCAAGCGCCTGCGCCTGCGCTACCCCAAAATCCTGATCGCGCCCATGCTTTATAAGGTGGAAAACAACCGCCTGTACCTGCTCAAGGAACGCTGA
- a CDS encoding right-handed parallel beta-helix repeat-containing protein yields the protein MRIWVFFLWIAMLRAPAAHAAVYCVNDQTGADGLSGLASGEDCGACAVDDSEAWKSLENVNHSAFRPGDRVCLRRGGVWNEQLTPPDSGSPDSPIVYDAYGAGPLPKIDAPDGSPNSVDTSGRSAVQFRHLDVTAETNGTTDSAALRVSGGSAVKIADSVLENALDISVNVIHVESSPGFEITGCQISGGNRGIFVTGASGFPGLIAENKIFDITSGLQQDWDGIRVLGESNANFAGLVIRGNEITGFKEDGIDLRAAAGVVAENNFIHDPAGDFASISGIKLGASSSTPARDNIIRRNFFRNIANGTNGFHEAVKVAQGPNQIVQNVIQGVYDAGVFISEGAAGIEVLDNVVIEARRGVVAENKASATVQGNVLNASEADLEVRQGSSVTGGRNVMMSDAGASVLDTAKYSGKDTDVSLPP from the coding sequence ATGCGAATCTGGGTCTTTTTTCTGTGGATCGCGATGCTCCGGGCGCCGGCGGCGCACGCTGCCGTTTACTGCGTCAACGACCAAACCGGGGCCGACGGTTTGAGCGGCCTGGCTTCCGGGGAAGATTGCGGCGCATGCGCGGTGGACGATTCCGAAGCCTGGAAATCCCTGGAGAACGTGAACCATTCCGCTTTCCGGCCGGGCGACCGGGTGTGCCTGCGCCGGGGCGGCGTGTGGAACGAGCAGCTGACGCCGCCCGATTCGGGAAGCCCGGACAGCCCGATCGTTTACGACGCGTACGGGGCCGGGCCTTTGCCGAAAATCGACGCGCCGGACGGCAGCCCGAATTCCGTGGATACGTCCGGCCGCAGCGCGGTCCAGTTCCGGCACCTGGACGTGACCGCGGAAACCAACGGCACCACGGATTCGGCCGCGCTGCGCGTGAGCGGCGGCAGCGCCGTCAAAATCGCGGATTCCGTCCTGGAAAATGCGCTCGATATTTCCGTGAACGTCATCCACGTGGAATCCAGCCCGGGTTTTGAAATCACGGGCTGCCAGATCAGCGGCGGCAACCGCGGCATCTTCGTGACCGGCGCTTCCGGGTTTCCCGGCCTCATCGCGGAAAACAAGATTTTCGACATCACGTCCGGGCTGCAGCAGGACTGGGACGGCATCCGCGTTCTGGGCGAAAGCAACGCCAACTTTGCGGGACTTGTCATCCGCGGCAATGAAATCACGGGATTCAAAGAAGACGGCATCGACCTGAGAGCGGCCGCCGGCGTCGTGGCGGAGAACAATTTCATTCACGATCCCGCCGGGGACTTCGCGAGCATAAGCGGCATCAAATTGGGCGCCAGCTCCAGCACGCCGGCGCGCGACAACATCATCCGGCGGAATTTTTTCCGCAACATCGCGAACGGGACGAACGGCTTCCACGAAGCGGTCAAGGTCGCGCAGGGGCCGAACCAGATCGTGCAGAACGTGATTCAGGGCGTTTACGACGCGGGCGTTTTTATTTCGGAGGGCGCGGCCGGCATCGAAGTCCTGGACAACGTGGTCATCGAAGCGCGGCGCGGCGTGGTGGCGGAAAACAAGGCCTCGGCCACGGTCCAGGGCAATGTGCTGAACGCGTCGGAGGCGGACCTCGAGGTACGCCAGGGCTCTTCGGTGACGGGCGGAAGGAACGTCATGATGAGTGACGCGGGGGCCAGCGTCCTGGACACCGCGAAATATTCGGGCAAGGACACCGACGTCAGCCTGCCGCCGTGA
- a CDS encoding class I SAM-dependent methyltransferase, translating into MNFWQIYSKPYLRLESFFPYQQLRNRFMEFLEIKDDKVYLDAGCGPGLFIQDRHNIIGADFSEAMLQSAREANPHSSFLRVDLNERLPFEDGAFDGVYSNNVLAYLKNPRAVLEEFARVLKPDGTLVVSTLRRSFNPFSLIEQHFHSGGRITSLKSFLVMLWTLALNVRIVFKLWKGEYHGFEIEDLRKAASAAGFELSLAEWAYARQNVLIVARKSVCAEPLRLTAAG; encoded by the coding sequence ATGAATTTCTGGCAAATTTACTCGAAACCTTACCTCCGGCTCGAAAGCTTTTTCCCTTACCAGCAGCTCCGGAACCGGTTCATGGAATTCCTCGAGATCAAAGACGATAAGGTTTACCTGGACGCGGGCTGCGGGCCCGGCTTGTTCATCCAGGACCGCCACAACATCATCGGCGCCGATTTTTCCGAGGCCATGCTGCAATCCGCGCGGGAGGCCAACCCGCATTCGTCCTTTCTTCGCGTGGATTTGAACGAAAGGCTGCCTTTCGAGGACGGCGCCTTTGACGGCGTTTATTCCAACAACGTCCTGGCCTACCTGAAAAATCCCCGGGCCGTGCTCGAAGAGTTCGCGCGCGTTCTCAAGCCCGACGGAACGCTGGTGGTGTCGACGCTGCGGCGCTCCTTCAATCCTTTTTCCCTTATCGAACAGCATTTCCATTCCGGCGGCCGCATCACGTCCTTGAAAAGTTTTCTGGTCATGCTTTGGACGCTTGCCTTGAACGTGCGGATCGTCTTCAAGCTGTGGAAAGGCGAGTACCACGGTTTCGAAATCGAGGACTTGAGGAAAGCCGCTTCGGCCGCGGGATTCGAACTGTCGCTGGCGGAATGGGCCTACGCGCGCCAGAATGTCCTGATCGTGGCCCGCAAGTCCGTCTGCGCGGAGCCGCTGAGACTCACGGCGGCAGGCTGA
- a CDS encoding glycosyltransferase family 39 protein, with translation MTQAAGLQERWKAPVRLRGRNTPAFLLGITAVAALALRVLNLGKQSLWIDEIFSVIAARMDASVLVRHLDMDVHPPFYFLLLKGWMALGLPQSEGGLRLLSAVLGTAVCLLAYAFGRQLFNRRAGLAAAVILAFSAYHVRYSQELRSYELVTLLALASFYFFERLNRAPDWKNGLGYAAASFLLLYTHTFGVLVLLAQNAFYFLSLGFARRWTRQPALVWLALQGLLLICYLPWLTTMLSQAGGMHNDGWVERPSVTALAAVLKYYAGSLPLLLLAAAVMAAVLFSSFRRGAPEAGFRVSFTRSAVMMLLWLMTGLLVPFVVSVLWSPVFVARLMIAASLPFYFLAAAAFSSLRSKAGRAFIAAAFLFLACAALASYYHTEKKEEWREAAAFVDGRAASNDLLLFHSDFTRLGYSYYTARPDLVLEGFPAPQGGEPSAEDHEIRDVLAGKARIWEIISHERSPLRDSDLRGLDAAVSGRPSLWLLESYSKDPEQRILRRLRKTYRETLHQSFRGIEVYRFEAAGRGEAPA, from the coding sequence ATGACCCAGGCAGCAGGCTTGCAGGAACGTTGGAAGGCGCCCGTCCGTCTCCGCGGGAGAAACACGCCGGCCTTCCTGCTCGGGATCACGGCCGTGGCTGCCCTGGCGCTTCGAGTCCTGAACCTCGGAAAACAAAGCCTGTGGATCGACGAGATTTTTTCCGTCATCGCGGCCCGCATGGATGCCAGCGTCCTGGTCCGGCATCTGGACATGGACGTGCACCCGCCGTTTTATTTCCTGCTGCTCAAAGGCTGGATGGCGCTGGGGCTGCCGCAGAGTGAAGGCGGACTCCGGCTCTTGTCAGCGGTGCTCGGCACGGCCGTTTGCCTGCTTGCTTACGCGTTCGGCCGCCAGCTTTTCAATCGCAGGGCCGGCCTTGCCGCGGCCGTTATCCTGGCCTTTTCCGCCTATCACGTGCGTTATTCCCAGGAGTTGCGCAGCTACGAACTGGTGACGCTCCTGGCCCTGGCTTCGTTTTATTTCTTCGAGCGTCTGAACCGCGCTCCGGATTGGAAGAACGGCCTCGGTTACGCGGCGGCGTCGTTTTTGCTGCTGTACACGCATACTTTCGGCGTGCTTGTCCTTCTCGCGCAAAACGCTTTTTATTTTCTTTCTCTGGGATTTGCCCGGCGCTGGACGCGGCAGCCCGCGCTGGTATGGCTTGCCTTGCAGGGCCTGCTCCTGATTTGTTATTTGCCCTGGCTGACGACAATGCTTTCGCAGGCCGGCGGCATGCATAACGACGGGTGGGTAGAGCGCCCTTCGGTCACAGCGCTTGCCGCCGTGTTGAAATATTACGCCGGGTCCCTGCCTTTGCTGCTTCTCGCCGCGGCCGTGATGGCGGCTGTCTTATTTTCAAGTTTCCGCCGCGGCGCTCCGGAGGCGGGTTTTCGTGTTTCTTTTACGCGAAGCGCCGTGATGATGCTGCTCTGGCTGATGACGGGGCTGCTTGTCCCATTCGTCGTTTCCGTCTTGTGGTCGCCGGTCTTTGTGGCGCGTCTCATGATCGCCGCGTCCCTGCCTTTTTATTTTCTTGCCGCGGCCGCCTTTTCTTCCCTGCGCTCGAAAGCAGGGCGGGCCTTCATTGCCGCCGCGTTTTTGTTTCTCGCCTGCGCGGCTCTGGCAAGCTATTACCACACGGAAAAAAAGGAAGAATGGCGGGAAGCCGCGGCCTTTGTCGACGGACGCGCCGCTTCAAACGATTTGCTGCTCTTTCACTCCGATTTCACCCGCCTGGGCTACTCTTATTACACGGCGCGGCCCGATCTTGTCCTGGAGGGATTTCCGGCGCCTCAGGGCGGGGAGCCCTCGGCGGAGGACCATGAAATCCGCGACGTGCTGGCAGGCAAGGCGCGGATCTGGGAAATTATTTCCCACGAACGCAGCCCGCTGCGCGATTCCGATCTCCGCGGGCTGGACGCGGCCGTGAGCGGCCGGCCTTCGCTTTGGCTCCTCGAATCCTATTCGAAAGATCCGGAACAGCGGATCCTGCGCCGCCTGCGGAAAACTTACCGCGAAACACTTCACCAGAGTTTCCGGGGTATCGAAGTGTACCGGTTCGAGGCCGCGGGGAGGGGGGAGGCTCCGGCATGA
- a CDS encoding NAD(P)-dependent oxidoreductase: protein MLPFRDLQKRAKANDPIQVGIVGAGFLGSGVLYQILRTPGMRVPVIANRTPHKAVEALLAAGVKAADIRVCASAGEARSALDEGLTVVTPALSLLPHEFPEIDVVVETTGDVLFGTEVALRTIEAKKHFVASNPETQGTVGCILKRRAEAAGVVYSDADGDQGGILKRLYDYCAGIGFEPVVAGNCKGVMKRYATPETQAAYAKAYGIQPWIATAAADGTKLNFEMCIFANATGMLPAKPGMTGPETSLETLLRDFEEKGLLDRGPIIEYTMGIPVGVFIIALNRDARVRSEMNYFKMGDGPHYLFFHPRVLCQYDAVPGIAEAVLYGEEVISPGKTLVAEMATYAKRPLSSGQQLDGIGGFDCYGMVVDQKESAAGDFLPVGLSGYARLTRNLEKDEPLRVADIEWTEDNALIRLWKEQTELFSRRQIPTARAS from the coding sequence ATGCTGCCGTTTCGTGATCTGCAGAAAAGGGCCAAAGCCAATGATCCCATCCAGGTGGGCATCGTGGGCGCGGGATTTCTGGGCTCGGGCGTTCTCTACCAGATCCTGAGGACGCCGGGCATGCGCGTGCCCGTCATCGCCAACCGCACGCCGCACAAAGCCGTGGAAGCGCTTCTCGCGGCGGGCGTGAAAGCCGCGGACATCCGCGTGTGCGCGAGCGCCGGCGAGGCGAGAAGCGCTCTGGACGAAGGACTCACCGTGGTGACGCCGGCCTTGTCACTTTTGCCGCATGAATTCCCGGAAATCGACGTGGTCGTCGAAACGACGGGCGACGTGCTGTTCGGGACCGAAGTCGCGCTCCGGACGATCGAAGCCAAAAAACATTTCGTGGCCTCGAACCCCGAAACGCAGGGGACCGTGGGATGCATCCTGAAGAGGCGCGCCGAAGCCGCGGGCGTCGTTTACAGCGACGCGGACGGCGATCAGGGCGGCATTCTCAAGAGGCTCTACGATTATTGCGCGGGCATCGGATTCGAACCCGTGGTCGCGGGCAATTGCAAAGGCGTGATGAAGCGCTACGCCACTCCGGAGACGCAGGCCGCCTACGCCAAAGCCTACGGCATCCAGCCCTGGATCGCGACGGCCGCCGCGGACGGCACGAAGCTCAATTTCGAAATGTGCATTTTCGCCAACGCCACCGGCATGCTTCCGGCCAAGCCCGGCATGACCGGGCCCGAGACTTCCCTGGAAACCCTGCTGCGGGATTTCGAGGAAAAGGGCCTGCTCGACCGCGGACCTATCATCGAATATACGATGGGAATTCCCGTGGGGGTTTTCATCATTGCCTTGAACCGCGACGCCAGAGTGCGCAGCGAGATGAATTATTTCAAGATGGGGGACGGCCCTCATTATCTCTTTTTCCATCCGAGAGTGCTCTGCCAGTACGACGCGGTTCCGGGCATCGCTGAAGCCGTGCTGTACGGCGAGGAAGTGATTTCACCCGGAAAAACTCTGGTGGCGGAAATGGCCACCTACGCCAAACGCCCTCTTTCGAGCGGGCAGCAGCTGGACGGCATCGGCGGCTTCGACTGTTATGGCATGGTCGTGGACCAGAAAGAATCTGCCGCCGGCGATTTTTTACCCGTGGGATTGTCGGGTTATGCGCGGCTGACGCGGAACCTGGAAAAAGACGAGCCCCTCCGCGTGGCGGACATCGAATGGACCGAAGACAATGCCTTGATCCGCCTGTGGAAAGAGCAGACGGAATTATTTTCACGGCGCCAGATTCCCACGGCGCGCGCTTCTTGA
- the rfbC gene encoding dTDP-4-dehydrorhamnose 3,5-epimerase, translated as MKFTETPLPGVFVLSPEPHQDSRGFFARIWCEEELRGHGLNPRLRQASLSHNIRAGTLRGMHFQAPRAEAKIVGCTAGALFDVVVDLRPESPTFCRWFGTALSRGNRKMIYVPEGCAHGYQTLEDDTDVFYQISEFYSPEQASGVRWDDPAFGIDWPGDVDPLISDKDKAWPLFIKPGPFKTKEATYAAVS; from the coding sequence ATGAAATTCACGGAAACCCCGCTTCCAGGCGTCTTCGTGCTCTCGCCCGAGCCCCATCAGGACAGCCGCGGCTTTTTTGCGCGGATCTGGTGCGAAGAAGAGCTGCGCGGGCACGGCCTGAACCCGCGCCTGCGGCAGGCGAGCCTTTCGCACAACATCCGGGCCGGAACGCTGCGCGGCATGCATTTCCAGGCCCCGCGTGCCGAAGCAAAAATCGTGGGCTGCACCGCGGGCGCGCTTTTCGACGTGGTGGTGGACCTCCGGCCGGAATCTCCGACCTTCTGCCGCTGGTTCGGCACGGCGCTCAGCCGCGGCAACCGCAAGATGATCTATGTTCCGGAAGGCTGCGCGCACGGCTACCAGACGCTCGAAGACGACACGGATGTTTTTTATCAGATCAGCGAGTTCTATTCCCCGGAACAGGCTTCGGGCGTGCGCTGGGACGATCCCGCTTTCGGGATTGACTGGCCCGGAGACGTGGACCCGCTCATTTCCGACAAGGACAAAGCCTGGCCGCTGTTTATCAAGCCCGGGCCTTTCAAGACGAAAGAAGCGACGTATGCTGCCGTTTCGTGA
- a CDS encoding class I SAM-dependent methyltransferase has translation MSDASARCRFCECLIPEPVLDLGRMPLANSYLETQDGKDPAFNLRIYFCPVCNLVQLADYEDAGSIFNNHYAYFSSYSESWLRHAKDYVDKVTAAFGLNESSQVLEVASNDGYLLQYFVEKNIPVLGIEPSGNCAEVAVKKGVPTWVQFFNTETARELVEKKLQPDLIIGNNVLAHVPQLNDFVEGLKVALKPGGIITIEFPHLLKLMENNQFDTIYHEHFSYFTLAVVERIFARHLLTIFDVEELKTHGGSLRIYARHRENTALPVTDRVRDLKQREHAAELHKRETYERFARRVMSVKEKLLGFFEEARQKNLRVAGYGAPAKANTLLNFCGLSSKDLPYTVDLSPHKQGRYLPGSRIPICAPDKIYESRPDYVLIFPWNLRDEIEKQMQDIRQWGGRFVVPIPEVEVW, from the coding sequence ATGTCCGACGCCAGCGCCCGTTGCCGTTTCTGCGAATGCCTGATTCCCGAACCCGTCCTGGACCTGGGGCGCATGCCTCTTGCGAATTCGTATCTCGAAACTCAGGACGGCAAGGATCCGGCCTTCAATCTGCGCATTTATTTCTGCCCGGTCTGCAACCTCGTGCAGCTGGCCGATTATGAAGACGCGGGAAGTATTTTCAACAATCATTACGCGTATTTTTCTTCGTACTCCGAAAGCTGGCTCCGCCACGCGAAGGACTACGTCGACAAAGTCACCGCGGCTTTCGGGCTGAACGAATCGTCCCAGGTTTTGGAGGTCGCGTCCAACGACGGCTACCTGCTCCAGTATTTCGTGGAAAAGAACATCCCGGTGCTCGGCATCGAGCCCTCGGGAAACTGCGCGGAAGTCGCCGTGAAAAAGGGAGTGCCCACGTGGGTTCAGTTCTTCAACACGGAAACCGCGCGCGAACTCGTGGAAAAAAAACTCCAGCCCGACCTGATCATCGGCAACAACGTGCTGGCGCATGTGCCGCAGCTCAATGATTTTGTGGAGGGGCTGAAGGTCGCGCTGAAACCCGGCGGCATCATCACGATCGAGTTCCCGCATCTGTTGAAGCTGATGGAAAACAACCAGTTCGACACCATTTACCACGAGCATTTCTCTTATTTCACGCTCGCGGTAGTGGAGCGCATCTTCGCCCGCCACCTGCTGACGATCTTTGACGTGGAAGAATTGAAGACCCACGGCGGCTCGCTGCGGATTTACGCGCGGCACCGTGAAAACACCGCGCTTCCGGTCACCGACCGTGTGCGGGATCTCAAGCAAAGGGAACACGCGGCCGAGCTGCACAAGCGGGAAACTTACGAGCGCTTTGCCCGTCGCGTCATGAGCGTGAAAGAAAAGCTTCTCGGCTTCTTCGAGGAGGCGCGGCAGAAGAATCTGCGCGTCGCGGGTTACGGAGCGCCGGCCAAGGCCAACACGCTCCTGAATTTCTGCGGGCTTTCTTCCAAGGATTTGCCGTACACCGTGGACCTGAGCCCGCACAAACAGGGCCGCTACCTGCCCGGAAGCCGGATCCCGATCTGCGCGCCGGACAAAATCTACGAGTCGCGGCCGGATTACGTCCTGATCTTCCCGTGGAACCTGCGCGACGAAATCGAAAAACAAATGCAGGACATCCGGCAGTGGGGCGGCCGTTTTGTCGTGCCCATTCCGGAAGTCGAGGTCTGGTAA